The DNA region CTGCTGCAGAAGAAGTGCAAAAGTCTTCTTCGAACAGATTTGGCTCCTCTCCTCGAGAAGACGTTGAACGCCATGGGCCACAAAGAGGAATCTTTGGTGCACGGTTTCCGGAAGTGTGCACTTGTGCCGTTTGATGTAGACGCGTTCGATTTTTCCCAGCTCACGGATCCGGCTGATGCCCCACCGAACTTGACGGATATGAATAGATCTAAGACTGAAATCGTTGAAATCCATCCGAACTCCGCAGACCTCTCCGGTTGCCAACAGTTGAAGGAGTCAGAACTTCTGCAAACCTTAAACAAAAGATTATCGCCAACTCAGTTCGAGCTCTTTGTTCAGCATCGGAACAAATTGTCATGGTGTGGACCCGTAGAAGATTCTGGGTTGTTCTATTTCTGGAGAAATCTCATGGATGAGATTGAAGGGCCACCAGATTATTTGATGCTGGACTCTCCGTTCAACGAGGTCATGATTGATGACGCAATTTACACTGAAGAGCTTTCAAACGAACTTAAAGAaggtttttaattcaaatatttggatCTGTACATTTTTATACTCATTCTTTTAATTCTTAGATAAAACCTCAGCTGCCTGTGGTGACGCTTTCGACGCAGATGAAGATTCCGGATTTGGTAAAATGAATatccaattattttttctattatttacTGACATATTTTCATTGCAGAATCATCGATGCAAATTGCATTCCCTCCCCAAGATGGCGCTGCTGGAGATGTGGATTGCCCGGATGAGAATTTCGAGGAGCTCGACGGCCAGAATCGATCACAAacaggtgagtagattttttATTCTAATTTATGTTTCTAACTCAATACTTATTGCAGATGTTAAACCGGCCCAATCTCAGCAGCCCAAATCTAAGAAAAGAACCTACCCGTCAGTTGCCACAAGCGACGAGTGGTTCAGAATTTATCAGGAAGAGGAAGCGGAAAATCTCGCTGTGGAAGAGGCAAAGAAACTGCGTATCCAGCAACGAGCTACGAATAAAATGCAAAAGGAAAAGGAGAAGCAGCAAAGAGCAGACGAAAGACTCAAGAAGAAACTCGACAAAGAAAAGTGCAAGAAGCGCTAAAGTTTGTTTTCcagttttatttaagttttcttTGCAGAAATGAATTCGTCACTTGAAATGCAAGACAATAAACCCTGATCTGAATTACAAAcatgtattttgattttaaaataccaaatgaaagaaaataggTGAAATTCTCATATCTTTGGCAGATAAAAGACACGGTCCTAATTATGCCAAATTTGCAAATTCTCACTTATTAAACAAATTGTTCTGGAATGGCTTGTAAACTTACTTTCTCACTTCCCATGAAGTTATTTATTGCTTAATATGGCTGGAAAACGCTTTAAAGAAACCATAATCGAACGCCAATTTAGATAACAtaagggccatccataaacgtTGACACTTTATGGGAGGAAAAGGGAGGGGTCGGTTTGAGTTGTAAGCGATccatgaaaatagtttttttgtttcaacaaaTGTCTACAACAAGgatctaatatttttaaaaagtgtctacgtagtttatggatgaccCCTTATAGTTTTACATTTATTGAAAGTCAAATTACAACTATAAAACATGTAAGAAAACATTAGCGAAAGCAATTCAGTTTGTTTTAAgtagtgtccggatttcgaatcaaacgtgtccggatttcgaagcaGATAATTtgaagtgtccggatttcgaggCAGAAAGCATTATTTTGTTATGATGTTTATTATAAATAAACTCACCAAAGGGTTATGTTTTATTTGATGACACGAATTTTAAGACCTTTCACAATCACATAATGAAAAAAGCACCTAAAATAATgctaatttgaacattttattgGCAAATGAAATAAGTTGTgatactaagtgtccggatttcgaatcatgacgttataatgaataaaagatgaattttgcaaatttggctttaaacaacaaaaaaaacctaacagacatttaaacacatttaaggctgcacagcaaccaaggaagttgttatcttcttattccaaaattgtcaaacttacggacccaatcctgcaagaatctgattataaaaatagttaaactttgttgtaaatcattatgaagacagtaatttagggaatgaataaaaaattatatcgatagttcccgtagttttgaagatactaaaatgtctgaaacagaaatctgggtgcaaaagctttcgttgatgtgtaccgttaattccgaaaaagatcaaagaaaacgtttcaaaacccactgtaaacataaaaataattcaaaaaagtaattttgatgcatttttttccatattaatccatattaattaatatttatttaaaaaaaaaaatgtattgttattgatttattattattcaatatcatttcaaactgcaatatgATGCATCAgataagtacaattaactatagttttgattaatgaaattcttacggcttcagcatttttggtacttttaacatgaaaacagctttaTTTATactaataattgaaaataaattgcgtTTCGGTTGAAAATAACAaccatttattgtatgtttaagagataattttgcttaaatacacagttttcttcatttttgaaggttaaattaacaagggtccacttttggaaaagtttgaatttttgtggtcctatattggacccccttaatttttgctgttcttcgctttattttagtaaagtttcttaaacttacattatttcgacttgctgatgttaaataatcagtcaaaaaatgattggatagataactcaatcataaaatataaatgcagttttgttgtgaaaatgctagtgaccatggctgatttcagatgtcgaactaaaaacacttattttggtgaaaaggataATGTAATGtcattcaacattgttttaaatgatgctgaacatgccaaataaaagatttgtaaacaacaacacgcttaaaattgtgattttattgaatttttcatcaaaaacccttcagcgGGCCCattataggaaaggggtccactaaaaCACCCGaagaatttatttgttttaattaaaacaacTGCTGACTTTGAAAGAATGAATGAAAACcagccatttttaaaaataaggtaCAGCTCAGCCTACTTCAAATCTTCTATTTTtggaccaacatttttttttattttgaaataaaatgaagCTTTTTATATATTCAACACCCGCAATATATTATCAATTACCTCCACGCACGTCATTTTAACGGCGTTTGTAAAACGCATTTATTTACGTTTCTCAAATCGAGACTACCGTACCTCAAATCGAGACTAAAAATCGAAAACGCCTAACATTTGATACGCTTATCAGCCAAGTTCTCACCCAATTCGTCACTTTAATGACGGATTACCATTGAAAAATGACGCCCTTGGCAACAGCCTCAGATTACTCATAATTAAGGGATGTGATATCTTataaacagaagaaaaaaacgcaCGCCATTTGctgattattttaaaacatttgttcTATATTATTACGATTCGATCCACAGTTTTGCATGCGCAGGTTGGGGGTAGAGGCTCACATTGTGTATGTGTATTTCCATCCAAATTAGGAGtgaattttgggattttttttgggatttccACCTACTACTCTCTCTTTACACTTTAAACCAGATAAGTCAATCGTAAAAGCAGATTGCGGTTTTGCGATTGTTGATTAAGAGTGTGATTGTGATGTATCGAAGCGGTCATGTCTTTTCAGCTAAACATATTAGCTTGGTCACTAATTGATTCTACTGCAagtttactttactttttatgtgtttttttcgcTACCGTCTAGTTTAAATAGTTTGCTTGTTCATTCGTTCAGTGTTTGTCTGGGAGgggaaaatatattaaattaaaaaataaaagtaaaaaaaactctacattCTAGCACTTTTTTTCCTCTTCCACGTTCatgttttttgatgatttttccaaCACTTTTGTGTGTATCTTCTTTTCCGTTGCCGTTTTGCCGGCTCGCCTTAACTTATATATTGCAAGAGATTTTTCGTGTTGTttcatgtttcaaatatttgcgTATTCTTCGAGAAAAGAAGGAAACCGTCTTGTGATAacagtaataataataatagtaataaaaaaaacattttgcactAATTTGTTGCGATTTGCACGCCTACACGCTAAAGAGGGCCTAAGTAAAATCGCTCAAGTTGGGTAAAAACTAAGGGGAAAATAATAGAATAACTTACGGTTACACAATGTAAAAAGCGAGTTTTGATCGATTTCCTCCTCGTTTCGATTTGCTTCACTAAGTAGGATTAGGATAGTTAATGCTCTGAGACAATAGTATATTTACACATTGTTGCCCGCTAGGATATGTGAAgcgctttatttttattttctcatcCATACAGAAAATATTGAACAGGGGGCAGGGGGAAGGAAAATTCGTTGCTCGTGCCCACAGTCTCGCCTAAAATCTAACCAGTAATCACATCTTTCTCTACTGAAAAACATCCCTTAACTAATTTTACTTCAACTTAACCTGCTTTTCCTTACTTCACCACATGTACAACAAAAATATGTCAGTTGCTAAAATTTTCCCGATTTGCATAATTTCCTTGCATTTCAATTagcttttgtgaaaaaaagatttaaaattaatttttggttCAAAAGTGATTCGTTTCCATTAACAGTGTACGCACCATCGAAGACACAAACCGGAGCTGCGCGCCTCGACTAAATTCGTAGCACGCCACCTTCAGCTTCATCCGAGCAAGCGACTTGCATGAAAGTTGCTCTCAAGACGTGCCGTACACTGATAAAATTCCCTTTTTGCTTTTCATACGATTCGTTAAAATTTAGACTAAACATAGATCGCCTACAATGTATTatatttgtagtttttaatgtataatttttgtttCTAGCGCGAGAGCaaataatattcaaataaaatgcAACATTCGAGAgctcaaaaagtaaaaattatgtaTCTGGATTGCGAGAGAATTTTGCTACTTTAGCAAAAATCAAGAAGCGGAACTAACCTTAATAAAAAGAACTCTAGGAAACGATGGGCCGCGGCGCGACCACCACCGGCGTCAGTCCGGCCCCACCGACCATCGGCTCATCGAGCGACGAACTTTTGGCGG from Culex quinquefasciatus strain JHB chromosome 3, VPISU_Cqui_1.0_pri_paternal, whole genome shotgun sequence includes:
- the LOC119769791 gene encoding uncharacterized protein LOC119769791, which gives rise to MEKNTKKYSEQDLSCAVAEVKEGKSTLRAAAKAHGIPKSTLEDRIKERWSTMPEGSRGAPTALSAEDEAFIVSWILQMAAAGFPVNERSLIVRVAEFAKNLGKETAFQDGIPSRGWMARFLQRHPQLSRRTASIMSKKRVITEEDVRGWFAEVGGDLMSNEEYREALKDPSRVSNMDESPFCPVAKKQKVIAKKGTKHVPCTTPNNSRESYTVLMAGCADGKVAPPLIVFPYKERMPTEVTRSVPRGWGIGKTGSGWMNSIAFFEYISKIFYPWLLQQQVKFPVILTHVMQPLDVAFFAPMKAQWEFELKEWLLQKKCKSLLRTDLAPLLEKTLNAMGHKEESLVHGFRKCALVPFDVDAFDFSQLTDPADAPPNLTDMNRSKTEIVEIHPNSADLSGCQQLKESELLQTLNKRLSPTQFELFVQHRNKLSWCGPVEDSGLFYFWRNLMDEIEGPPDYLMLDSPFNEVMIDDAIYTEELSNELKEDKTSAACGDAFDADEDSGFESSMQIAFPPQDGAAGDVDCPDENFEELDGQNRSQTDVKPAQSQQPKSKKRTYPSVATSDEWFRIYQEEEAENLAVEEAKKLRIQQRATNKMQKEKEKQQRADERLKKKLDKEKCKKR